The window CCCTTATGATAACGGGTTTATGGACAACATAAAAAAAAAGCTGAGTGCTCTGCAAAATATTGAATTCCATGATTACGTTGCCTATCCTGAAATGGCGTATTACTACAGTCGGGCTAAGCTTTTAGTGAATACGTCGGATTTTGAGGGGTTCCCGAATACTTTTATCGAAGCGGCGGTAAAACAGTGCCCTGTATTGTCCCTCAACTCAGATCCAAACCAGATGTTGTCAGTCCATGGCGGAGGCCAATTTTGTAACGGGGACTTCGAAGCCATGAGAAGATGTCTGAAACTGCTTCTAAACGATAAAAATAAGTTACGCAACCTTGGGAAACGAAATTTTGATTATGCTTTGAGGTTTCATCGTATAGACAGTGCTGTAAGTCAGTTGGACAAGATATTCAAACAGACCTTATGGAGAAATTAAATCAAAAGGGTTTTACCCTCCTTGAAACATTGGTTGCCGTAATAGTCCTTTCTACCTGTCTTGTAACGGTTATACAGGTTTTTTCTTCAAATTTGAAAACATTGCCAGTCAGTGAGAGGTATACCCGGGCCGTTTTTATGGCCAGGTCTTTGATGGAGCAGGTGCTGCTGGCAGATACCTTTGCTCCTGGAAGAACGGAGGGGAATACAGAACTGACACAAGATCCGGATTCGGATAAAAACTCAGAGGCAGATAGTTCTTTTGATGCGGAGGGTGACACTTTTTCCTGGGTGATTACCGTCACCGGTGTGCCGCCGGATGGAGCAGATGAAACAAATAAAAAATTCGTAACTAAAGAATCGGCTTCCGATTCATTTGAGTTATTTAGAATTGATCTGCAGGTGATGTGGCAGGACGGGGATAAAGAAAAGTCCTATGAAATTTCTACCCTGGTGAAACCGAAAAAGTGAGATTTGGAAATAATTGGTGGAATCTATCTGTATCTTTAACATAACGCGGCTTCTTTCCCGGGAAAATGACAGCAGCGGATTTACCCTGATGGAGCTCTTGATCTCCATAACGGTCGTCATGATTGTTATGGCGGTTGTTGCAGGTACTTTCAGACTATGTTTTAAAGCTGTGGAAAAAGGCGAAGAATTCATTGATGAACAGCGCAGCTTGATTATGGCAGTTAATTACATTTACAGTCAGCTTGAGGCTGCAAGTTTGGATGAGCATGCGCCATTTTATGGAACAACAGACAAACTGAGATTTTTTTCAAAACAGATGGACCCCATGGAAGAGGAAGTGTTGCAGGACATTGAGTTCCGTCTGGTTGATTCCCCGGATGATTCAAGTAAAAAAATAATGATTTCCGTTCAGAACGTTGTGTTCGCATCAGAAACAGGACTGAATGATCAGGTCCTTCTTTCCGGAATAACTGCATTTGAAATATCCTACCTGAGGATAGTGAAACAGAAGCAGGTCTGGGAAGATAAATGGGAAGAAGAGTCTGGCTTTCCCCGGGCGGTGAGAATTCTATTCACCTATCACCATAAACCCGTAGCGGTATTTGTTCGAATGATGAGGCAAACTAAGGGGTTAAAAAATGCTTAAAGACAAAGTGAAATCCGGATTGACAATTCTATCCGACATGCCGGGGTGGCTGTTCTGGACATTGCTGCTTGCTTTAACCTGGTATTGCCTTATAAGTAAAATCGTCAGTCTGGATCTCTGGTGGCATCTGGCATGTGGCCGATTCTATGTTGAAAACGGATGCTATCCCCCCACAGGAACGTTTACCTTTTCTCCGGTTAATCCGTTCACCAGTAATGCAAAAACATGGCTTGGAGATATTGTTTTATATTTGATTCATTTTGCCGGTGGGGATTTAGGACTTCAGTTTTTCAGGGCAATATTGACGTTGTTGCCGGTATGGGTGCTTGTTCAATTGGCCGGCAAAAAATACAATCTGTGGCTTTTGTTCCTGTCGGTCCTGACCATTTCGGGAACCCTTCAGATGCAGCTATTGAGAAACTCCATGTATGGCCTTTTGTTTCTGCCAGTAATCGTCTGGCTTTGGTGGCATATTAGGCAGAAAGATCATTTAAGAACCTACTGGCTGGTTTTTCTGTTTGCACCCATCATGGGGGTGTGGAGCATTATGCATGGGTATGCACTTGTCGGGACTTATATTGTGCTTCTTATCTTTGCCGGAGAGATGCTGGATCTGTTTATCAGAAACCGCCCCGAAAATGGGCAAAAGGGATTATTTTTACCTCTACGGTTATCTGTATGTGCCTTGTCGTCAATATTACCCTCCCGTTAAATATTGTTGGGACAGCTTCTTCATTTCTCACCGAGTTCCGATGGCATGAACCTCAAAAAACCGACACAGATATAATCAAAGATAAAAATGAAAAGAGCTCGCCGGAAAAACCCGAGTACCAGGGAGGTAATTCTCAAAAGGGATTGATTGGTTTTTTAAAATCTAAAACCAGATTCCTGATGAAGGGCGGGGACGTCGGATTCATTGGAGAATATGAATCTCCATTTGACTATTTTGAAGTGATTTTTGTTAAGGCCCTTTTTCTGTTTGAATGCGTTTTTGGGGTATACCTGATAATTGCACTGCTTTTTATCCGGCAGGTCCGATTTTCTTTTTTGCTGCCCTCCCTGGCGATTGCATTTATCGGGATGGGATACATACGGACAACAGCATTTCCCTTTCTTGTGGCCGCCCCGTTCATGGTTGCAGATTGCGGGCGTATTGCCCGGGGGAGAGGAACGGTTCAAAATGGGATAGAGAATCGGCTAGGACTAATCAGTGCAGATTATTTAAACCTTATTCCTTTGACGGGGATATTGGCATTTTTTATCATTGCCCATTATTATATTTTGACTGATAATTATGGCCGATTTTCCGGTATAACCGCGGCTTCTCCAGGATTTGGCCGGTCTGACAGGCATAGAACACATATCCCCCAGTATGCCCTTGAAAAATACCCCGATGTCAACATGTACAATACATACAATACTGGCTCCCTTCTTATATGGGAATGGTATGGAAAGAAAAAGGTTTTCATTGATGGTCGTTCTGTAACGTATAAACTAAGTTTTTATCAGGATTTTAGGTATACTTATTCTGTCAATGCGATTGAGAAAATGGATTTGAGACACGCATTGTTCAGCGTTATTGATGATTATGACTGGTTCTCGGGATATCTG is drawn from uncultured Desulfobacter sp. and contains these coding sequences:
- a CDS encoding prepilin-type N-terminal cleavage/methylation domain-containing protein, with product MESICIFNITRLLSRENDSSGFTLMELLISITVVMIVMAVVAGTFRLCFKAVEKGEEFIDEQRSLIMAVNYIYSQLEAASLDEHAPFYGTTDKLRFFSKQMDPMEEEVLQDIEFRLVDSPDDSSKKIMISVQNVVFASETGLNDQVLLSGITAFEISYLRIVKQKQVWEDKWEEESGFPRAVRILFTYHHKPVAVFVRMMRQTKGLKNA